One genomic segment of bacterium includes these proteins:
- a CDS encoding cytochrome c3 family protein, with protein sequence MDSQQKDPRQGGHDPFRFPKWANTIRLPVTLAAALAPLYILGLLYLLFSPGATSVGYRPEQPVPYSHQMHAGQLGIDCRYCHTGVETGAAATLPPTSVCMNCHATVRAQSEKLQLVRESFATGMPIPWVRVHDLPDFVYFDHSAHVRRGVGCESCHGRIDKMEVVRQVAGLNMAWCLGCHRDPVPHLRPEDAVTVMGYVPDEPQLELGRRLRDARHITPKTDCSTCHR encoded by the coding sequence TTGGATTCCCAGCAGAAGGACCCCCGGCAGGGCGGGCACGATCCTTTCCGGTTTCCGAAATGGGCCAACACGATCCGCCTCCCGGTCACCCTGGCGGCGGCGCTGGCACCCCTCTACATCCTCGGCCTGCTGTACCTGCTCTTCTCGCCGGGAGCGACGAGCGTGGGCTACCGGCCGGAGCAGCCGGTGCCCTACAGCCACCAGATGCACGCCGGGCAGCTCGGCATCGACTGCCGGTACTGCCACACGGGCGTGGAGACGGGCGCGGCCGCGACCCTGCCGCCGACCTCGGTCTGCATGAACTGCCACGCCACGGTGCGGGCGCAGAGCGAGAAGCTGCAGCTCGTGCGCGAGAGCTTCGCGACCGGGATGCCCATCCCCTGGGTCCGCGTCCACGACCTGCCCGACTTCGTCTACTTCGACCACAGCGCCCACGTGCGGCGCGGCGTCGGCTGCGAGAGCTGCCACGGCCGCATCGACAAGATGGAAGTCGTGCGCCAGGTCGCCGGCCTGAACATGGCCTGGTGCCTGGGGTGCCACCGCGATCCCGTCCCGCACCTGCGTCCCGAGGACGCGGTGACGGTCATGGGCTACGTGCCCGACGAGCCCCAGCTCGAGCTGGGGCGCCGGTTGCGCGACGCCCGCCACATCACTCCGAAGACGGATTGCTCGACATGTCATCGATGA
- a CDS encoding type II toxin-antitoxin system VapB family antitoxin — protein sequence MRTTLNIDDRLLDQASRLTGETEKTSLVRLGLEALIARESARRLARLGGSDPSLAQTPRRRASPEPDPDERAGRS from the coding sequence ATGAGAACGACCCTGAACATCGACGACCGGCTGCTGGATCAGGCCTCTCGGCTGACCGGTGAGACCGAGAAGACCTCGCTGGTCCGCCTGGGTCTGGAGGCCCTGATCGCTCGCGAGAGCGCGCGCCGCCTGGCGCGACTCGGCGGCAGCGACCCGTCGCTCGCGCAGACGCCCAGGCGCCGCGCATCCCCGGAGCCGGATCCGGACGAGCGGGCAGGACGATCGTGA
- a CDS encoding iron-sulfur cluster assembly accessory protein, protein MINLTENAQQELKRLATRDGLNAPVVVLGVDSGGCSGFSYRMGMDTRVQDGYQSFTYEGLTVACAPDALPFFKDMEIDFSKDLIGGGFKFRNPNAKGTCSCGTSFRV, encoded by the coding sequence ATGATCAACCTCACCGAGAATGCCCAGCAGGAACTCAAGCGCCTGGCCACCCGCGACGGTCTGAACGCCCCGGTCGTCGTGCTGGGCGTCGACAGCGGCGGCTGCTCGGGCTTCAGCTACCGCATGGGTATGGACACGCGCGTCCAGGACGGGTACCAGTCGTTCACGTACGAGGGCCTGACCGTGGCCTGCGCGCCGGACGCCTTGCCGTTCTTCAAGGACATGGAGATCGACTTCTCGAAGGACCTCATCGGCGGCGGTTTCAAGTTCCGCAATCCGAACGCCAAGGGCACCTGCAGTTGCGGGACGTCGTTCCGCGTTTGA
- a CDS encoding PIN domain-containing protein codes for MTLVDTSVWIDHLRRHDRALAALLEDGAVLTHPSVIGELACGGLRLRDETLALMKALPVAATADDRETLELIERRGLHGRGLGWIDAQLLAAALLTGCRLWTRDRALARAAADLGLDGSSPDPRTT; via the coding sequence GTGACCCTGGTGGACACTTCCGTCTGGATCGACCACCTGCGTCGACACGATCGCGCGCTCGCGGCCCTCCTCGAGGACGGCGCCGTGTTGACGCATCCCAGCGTGATCGGGGAACTGGCGTGTGGCGGGCTGCGGCTTCGCGACGAAACGCTCGCGTTGATGAAGGCGCTGCCGGTCGCCGCGACGGCCGACGATCGCGAGACCCTGGAGCTGATCGAGCGCCGGGGCCTGCACGGCCGCGGCCTCGGCTGGATCGACGCGCAGCTGCTGGCCGCGGCGCTGCTGACCGGCTGCCGCCTTTGGACGCGCGACCGCGCGCTGGCGCGCGCGGCCGCGGACCTGGGCCTGGACGGCTCGTCGCCGGACCCGCGAACTACTT